The Deinococcus radiopugnans ATCC 19172 genome window below encodes:
- a CDS encoding adenylate/guanylate cyclase domain-containing protein, translating into MPDLLLPLSAEPLMATPVCVVLVDLTGSTVLAQSLPLPHYMALMTEFVQVMILSFEARGGTVLQHQGDAVLGYWPAQQADDACRVALEAHDRAARLGLAGLLGAELRLRAGVALGEVIVGLVGGQPSAYGLPVNYARRLCDAAHSGETLTCAATAAQLGPELVAQPREPLTLRGFGPACQVNRLTWPDPSYLQTRMKVD; encoded by the coding sequence ATGCCTGATTTGCTGTTGCCCCTATCTGCCGAGCCGCTCATGGCCACACCGGTCTGCGTCGTGCTGGTGGACCTGACGGGCAGCACCGTGCTGGCGCAGTCGCTGCCGCTGCCCCATTACATGGCGCTGATGACCGAATTCGTGCAGGTGATGATCCTGAGCTTCGAGGCACGCGGCGGCACCGTCTTGCAGCATCAGGGCGACGCGGTGCTGGGCTACTGGCCCGCGCAGCAGGCAGACGACGCCTGCCGGGTGGCGCTGGAGGCGCATGACCGTGCCGCGCGGCTGGGTCTGGCCGGCCTGTTAGGAGCGGAGTTGCGCTTGAGGGCCGGCGTGGCGCTGGGGGAAGTGATTGTCGGCTTGGTGGGCGGACAGCCCAGTGCCTACGGACTGCCGGTCAATTACGCCCGGCGCCTGTGCGACGCGGCCCACTCCGGCGAGACCCTGACCTGCGCCGCAACAGCCGCGCAGCTTGGTCCGGAGCTGGTGGCGCAGCCGCGCGAACCGCTGACACTGCGGGGGTTTGGCCCGGCCTGTCAGGTCAATCGGCTGACCTGGCCTGACCCGTCCTACCTTCAGACCCGGATGAAAGTCGATTAA
- the mqnP gene encoding menaquinone biosynthesis prenyltransferase MqnP — protein sequence MSVAPRLKTYLDLVKFEHTVFALPFAYAGMLLASMTQNGTGWPGLGVVVWVTVAMAAARTAAMGANRVIDRAIDARNPRTAGREVPAGKVSPAQAWGLVVVSLVVMAFAAAQLNPLCLALLPLAVVFLIGYPYTKRFTWLCHVWLGITDGAAAAGGYVAVTGHFAPTAWVLWAVVIFWMIGLDVIYATLDRDFDVKHGIKSIPARFGIPRALKMAAASHALTFALLLLVGVVAGASGWYYLAAVAMGAILLYEHRIVNPDDLGRVNVAFFDANMWLALTMLAGVIVDVTWRTLT from the coding sequence ATGAGCGTGGCCCCGCGTCTGAAAACCTATCTGGATCTGGTGAAATTCGAGCACACCGTATTTGCTCTGCCCTTTGCGTACGCAGGGATGTTGCTGGCGAGCATGACGCAAAACGGTACCGGCTGGCCCGGCCTGGGCGTGGTGGTCTGGGTCACGGTGGCAATGGCGGCGGCCCGCACGGCGGCGATGGGGGCCAACCGCGTGATCGACCGCGCCATCGACGCCCGCAATCCGCGGACGGCGGGCCGCGAGGTGCCCGCAGGCAAGGTCAGTCCGGCCCAGGCCTGGGGGCTGGTGGTGGTCAGCCTCGTCGTCATGGCTTTCGCGGCGGCGCAGCTGAACCCGCTGTGCCTGGCGCTGCTGCCGCTGGCGGTGGTGTTTCTGATCGGTTACCCGTACACCAAACGGTTCACCTGGCTGTGCCACGTCTGGCTGGGCATCACGGACGGCGCGGCGGCGGCGGGAGGCTACGTCGCCGTGACCGGTCACTTTGCGCCCACCGCCTGGGTGTTGTGGGCCGTGGTGATCTTCTGGATGATCGGCCTGGACGTGATCTACGCCACGCTGGACCGGGATTTCGACGTCAAGCACGGCATCAAAAGCATTCCCGCACGCTTCGGCATTCCGCGCGCCCTGAAGATGGCCGCCGCCAGCCACGCGCTGACCTTCGCGCTGCTGCTGCTGGTGGGCGTGGTGGCCGGGGCCAGTGGCTGGTACTACCTGGCCGCCGTGGCGATGGGCGCGATCCTGCTCTACGAACACCGCATCGTCAATCCAGACGATTTGGGACGGGTCAACGTGGCCTTTTTTGACGCCAACATGTGGCTGGCGCTGACCATGCTGGCCGGCGTGATCGTGGACGTGACGTGGCGTACCCTGACCTGA
- a CDS encoding DUF488 family protein: MNRPFYTVGHSTRTLEEFVELLRAGEVERIVDVRLIRRSRTNPQYDEATLGTDLGAFGIAYEPIPKLGGRRPKSTTVPPDINGMWENQSFHNYADYALSDEFRAGLEQLIMLGRERNTAVMCSEAVWWRCHRRMISDHLLARDEAVFHLMGRDQVEPAQLNKGAVVETARTVIYPAPSGEP; the protein is encoded by the coding sequence ATGAACCGGCCCTTTTACACGGTGGGGCACTCCACGCGGACTCTCGAGGAGTTCGTGGAACTGCTGCGTGCGGGCGAAGTGGAACGGATCGTGGACGTCCGCCTGATCCGCAGGTCACGCACCAACCCACAGTACGACGAGGCGACGCTTGGCACCGATCTGGGAGCGTTCGGGATTGCCTACGAACCTATCCCCAAGCTCGGCGGACGACGGCCAAAATCCACAACTGTGCCCCCGGACATCAACGGGATGTGGGAGAACCAGAGTTTTCACAACTACGCGGATTACGCGCTCTCCGACGAATTTCGCGCTGGCCTCGAGCAGTTGATTATGCTGGGGCGCGAGCGCAACACCGCCGTGATGTGCTCGGAAGCGGTGTGGTGGCGATGCCACCGACGCATGATCAGTGACCATCTGCTGGCCCGCGACGAGGCTGTCTTTCACCTGATGGGAAGAGACCAGGTTGAGCCTGCCCAGCTCAACAAGGGCGCTGTGGTCGAGACGGCCAGAACCGTGATCTATCCTGCTCCGTCAGGGGAACCGTAG
- a CDS encoding GGDEF domain-containing protein, whose product MSMHDSTFEYLPLPALSWAAPSPAQPLPPPSPNRAFLHAYALANLPEFYAWADGSHTLRLAGCGRDQPLCRVYLCTLPDHSRLGLIENVQDDYQDPLTGLDTLRSLRLDLAAHPGNVGLALLDVDDFKAVNDAHGHAAGDAVLVTLAELLRANARLWNARAYRLGGDEFVLLSAETLEPTRLRGLQTLFRHSAAQSGLEVRGFSYGLSGAPRNDQSLCDLLEQADAQLMRQKLERRGTRTAPLLPHLEGHAPHPEVLTLQMSWPAPPPSGILNTENG is encoded by the coding sequence ATGTCCATGCATGACTCCACCTTCGAATATCTGCCTCTTCCTGCCCTGAGCTGGGCCGCCCCCTCGCCCGCCCAGCCGCTGCCCCCGCCCAGCCCCAACCGGGCGTTCCTGCACGCCTACGCGCTGGCCAACCTGCCTGAATTCTATGCCTGGGCCGACGGCAGCCACACGCTGCGCCTGGCCGGGTGTGGCCGCGATCAGCCCCTGTGCCGGGTCTACCTGTGTACCCTGCCGGATCACAGCCGACTGGGCCTCATCGAGAACGTGCAAGACGACTATCAGGATCCCCTGACCGGACTGGACACCCTCCGGTCACTGCGGCTGGACCTGGCAGCCCACCCTGGAAACGTGGGGCTGGCACTGCTGGATGTGGACGATTTCAAGGCTGTCAACGACGCGCACGGCCACGCGGCGGGCGACGCGGTGCTGGTGACCCTGGCCGAGCTTCTGCGCGCCAACGCCCGCCTCTGGAACGCGCGGGCCTACCGGCTGGGCGGCGACGAATTCGTGCTCCTGAGTGCCGAAACGCTGGAGCCCACGCGGTTGAGGGGCCTCCAGACCCTATTCCGGCATTCGGCAGCGCAATCCGGTCTGGAAGTCCGGGGCTTCTCCTACGGCCTGTCCGGCGCTCCCCGCAACGATCAGAGCCTATGCGACCTGTTGGAGCAGGCCGACGCCCAGTTGATGCGGCAGAAGCTGGAGCGTCGTGGAACGAGAACGGCCCCCCTTCTGCCGCACCTTGAGGGACACGCCCCACATCCCGAAGTCCTGACTTTGCAGATGAGCTGGCCTGCTCCCCCGCCGTCCGGGATTCTGAACACCGAGAACGGATAA
- a CDS encoding alkaline phosphatase family protein, which yields MTPTNSPRLAVIDIVGLTPDLLDHLPRLRAFAGRGQVTSVAPMLPAVTCSVQATYLTGEWPSTHGIVGNGWFFKDEREIKFWRQSNHLIQSPKLWDALRAHDPSATVANIGWWYNMYSGADYTVTPRPMYPADGRKLPDCYTQPQDLRDELQTKLGTFPLFSYWGPNANITSSAWLAEAAKHIDERYEPTLNLVYLPHLDYGLQQHGPDPAALSTQLAEIDRVAGDLIDHYERRGVQVMVVSEYGIERAWRPVHINRALREAGLISVRREVGRELLDAGASAAFAVADHQVAHVYVNDASRLDEVRALLHALPGVAEVLEGEGRARHHLDHDRAGDFVVVAEPGAWFTYYYWLNDAAAPDYARTVDIHRKPGYDPVELFMDPHSPAKLNAGVALLKKKLGFRYLLNIIGFDAALVRGTHGRIGEDPTAGPLLITSRGDLLPDRPLEATDVYPAILAHLGVREMLPA from the coding sequence ATGACCCCAACAAATTCCCCCCGTCTGGCCGTGATCGACATCGTCGGCCTGACGCCTGATCTGCTGGACCACCTGCCCCGCCTGCGGGCCTTCGCGGGACGCGGGCAGGTCACTTCGGTGGCCCCCATGCTGCCCGCCGTGACCTGCTCGGTGCAGGCCACCTACCTGACCGGCGAGTGGCCGTCCACCCACGGCATCGTCGGCAACGGCTGGTTTTTCAAGGACGAGCGCGAGATCAAGTTCTGGCGACAGTCCAACCACCTGATCCAGAGCCCCAAGCTGTGGGACGCCCTGCGCGCCCATGATCCCAGTGCCACCGTCGCCAACATCGGCTGGTGGTACAACATGTACTCCGGCGCGGACTACACCGTCACGCCGCGGCCCATGTACCCGGCCGACGGCCGCAAGCTGCCCGACTGCTACACCCAGCCGCAGGACCTGCGCGACGAGCTGCAGACCAAACTGGGCACCTTCCCGCTGTTCAGCTACTGGGGTCCCAACGCCAACATCACCTCCAGCGCGTGGCTGGCCGAGGCCGCCAAGCACATCGACGAGCGCTACGAGCCGACACTGAATCTGGTGTACCTGCCACACCTCGACTACGGTCTGCAGCAGCACGGTCCGGACCCCGCCGCCCTGAGCACGCAGCTCGCGGAGATTGACCGGGTGGCCGGCGATCTGATCGACCATTACGAGCGCCGGGGCGTGCAGGTCATGGTCGTGTCCGAGTACGGCATCGAGCGGGCGTGGCGGCCCGTGCACATCAACCGCGCGCTGCGCGAGGCCGGACTGATCAGCGTGCGCCGTGAAGTCGGGCGCGAACTGCTCGACGCGGGCGCGAGCGCCGCATTTGCGGTGGCCGATCATCAGGTGGCACACGTGTACGTTAACGATGCCAGCCGCCTGGACGAGGTGCGCGCGCTGCTTCACGCGTTGCCCGGCGTGGCCGAGGTGCTGGAGGGTGAGGGCCGAGCCCGCCATCATCTGGACCATGACCGCGCCGGGGACTTCGTGGTGGTGGCCGAGCCGGGCGCGTGGTTCACGTATTACTACTGGCTGAACGACGCCGCGGCGCCGGATTACGCCCGCACTGTCGACATCCACCGCAAGCCCGGCTACGACCCCGTGGAACTGTTCATGGACCCGCACAGCCCGGCGAAACTCAACGCGGGCGTGGCGCTGCTCAAGAAAAAGCTGGGCTTCCGCTACCTGCTGAACATCATCGGCTTCGACGCCGCGCTGGTGCGGGGCACCCACGGGCGGATAGGTGAGGACCCCACCGCCGGCCCGCTGCTGATCACCTCGCGCGGCGACCTGCTGCCAGACCGGCCCCTGGAGGCCACCGATGTGTACCCGGCGATCCTGGCGCATCTGGGCGTCCGGGAGATGCTGCCCGCCTGA
- a CDS encoding UbiA family prenyltransferase: MSSSAARQPGRLRGHLSLARISNSPTVVTNALAGAALVGGSGGQALPAALGMTLFYTAGMYLNDLLDLEIDRRERPERPLPSGLIAPAEAWAVTGLLFAAGFALLLLAGGRAPLGGVVLAALIVLYDVWHKTNPLSPVVMGATRALVYLTAALAVTATPGVGVIVWALLLAAYTAGLTYVAKTEGRPQKPQGWAARYWPVALVVAPVAYALLGGFAWPVWLAALVLAAWTVHSLGFVYGPHRNIGASVGKMIAGMCLLDATVLAAAGAWAWLPVAYAAFLLTLWWQQHIKGT, translated from the coding sequence ATGTCCTCTAGCGCCGCGCGGCAGCCGGGCCGCCTGCGCGGGCACCTGTCGCTGGCCCGCATCTCGAACTCGCCCACGGTGGTGACCAACGCGCTGGCCGGGGCGGCCCTGGTCGGCGGCAGCGGGGGTCAGGCGCTGCCTGCGGCACTGGGCATGACGCTGTTCTACACGGCGGGCATGTACCTCAACGACCTGCTCGACCTGGAGATCGACCGCCGCGAGCGGCCTGAGCGCCCGCTGCCGTCGGGCCTGATTGCGCCGGCCGAGGCGTGGGCGGTCACGGGCCTGCTGTTCGCGGCGGGCTTCGCGCTGCTGCTGCTGGCCGGGGGCCGCGCCCCGCTGGGCGGCGTGGTGCTGGCCGCCCTGATCGTGCTGTACGACGTCTGGCACAAGACCAATCCGCTAAGCCCGGTGGTGATGGGCGCCACCCGCGCCCTGGTGTACCTGACGGCGGCGCTGGCCGTGACTGCCACACCTGGTGTGGGGGTGATCGTCTGGGCGCTGTTGCTGGCTGCGTACACCGCGGGGCTGACCTACGTCGCCAAGACCGAGGGCCGCCCGCAGAAGCCGCAGGGCTGGGCCGCGCGTTACTGGCCGGTGGCGCTGGTCGTCGCCCCGGTCGCCTACGCCCTGCTGGGCGGCTTCGCGTGGCCGGTGTGGCTCGCGGCGCTGGTGCTGGCCGCGTGGACGGTCCACAGCCTGGGCTTCGTGTATGGTCCCCACCGCAACATCGGCGCGTCGGTGGGCAAGATGATCGCGGGCATGTGCCTGCTCGACGCCACTGTGCTGGCCGCCGCCGGGGCGTGGGCATGGCTGCCCGTCGCCTACGCCGCTTTTCTGCTGACCCTGTGGTGGCAGCAACACATCAAAGGAACCTGA
- the eboE gene encoding metabolite traffic protein EboE: MLVHGAHLTYCTNIHPASGMDGVRRSLDEYTVPLRAQFSPDKPFGVGLRLSGEESAELLRGTALADFRAFLDERGLYVFTLNGFPYGPFHGQAVKAQVHAPDWRDPERVAYTLRLVDILAALLPEGQEGSISTSPLSYAAWVDAEDPQTWAVLTENVIQVIEALVRLREASGVFIHLDMEPEPDGLLQRSADLAAFYQDHLLRRGARLLAERLGTDEERARAHLRDHFQACFDVCHVAVMYEDPAGALALYRDAGMQIGKIQLSSALRLPLPDDAQEREALAAALAPFAEGTYLHQVVARTRDGSLKQYPDLPPALADIHHPDVTEWRVHFHVPVFLEQAGAFGSTQAALLGTLDLLRPELAGRHLEVETYTWDVLPPELKRPLGESIARELEWVRDVL, encoded by the coding sequence GTGCTCGTTCACGGCGCCCACCTGACGTACTGCACCAACATTCACCCGGCCAGCGGCATGGACGGCGTGCGGCGCAGCCTGGACGAGTACACGGTGCCGCTGCGGGCGCAGTTCTCGCCAGATAAGCCCTTCGGCGTGGGCCTGCGCCTGTCCGGCGAGGAGAGCGCGGAACTGCTGCGCGGCACGGCCCTGGCCGACTTCCGCGCCTTTCTGGACGAACGCGGGCTGTACGTGTTTACCCTGAACGGCTTTCCTTACGGTCCCTTCCACGGACAGGCGGTCAAGGCGCAGGTCCACGCCCCGGACTGGCGCGACCCGGAGCGCGTGGCGTACACCCTGCGGCTGGTGGACATCCTGGCGGCCCTGCTGCCGGAGGGCCAGGAGGGCAGCATCAGCACCAGCCCGCTGAGCTACGCCGCGTGGGTAGACGCCGAGGACCCGCAGACCTGGGCCGTACTGACCGAAAACGTGATTCAGGTCATCGAGGCGCTGGTGCGGCTGCGCGAGGCCAGCGGCGTCTTCATCCATCTGGACATGGAACCCGAGCCGGACGGCCTGCTGCAACGCAGCGCGGACCTGGCGGCCTTTTACCAGGACCATCTGCTGAGACGCGGCGCGCGGCTGCTCGCGGAGCGGCTTGGAACGGACGAGGAACGCGCCCGCGCCCACCTGCGTGACCATTTCCAGGCGTGCTTCGACGTGTGCCACGTGGCCGTGATGTACGAGGACCCGGCGGGGGCGCTGGCGCTGTACCGCGACGCGGGCATGCAGATCGGGAAAATTCAGCTCAGCTCCGCGCTGCGGCTGCCGCTGCCGGACGACGCTCAGGAGCGCGAAGCGCTGGCGGCGGCCCTGGCCCCCTTCGCGGAGGGCACCTACCTGCATCAGGTGGTGGCGCGCACGCGGGACGGTAGTTTGAAGCAGTACCCGGACCTGCCACCCGCGCTGGCCGACATTCACCACCCCGACGTGACCGAGTGGCGCGTGCATTTTCACGTGCCGGTGTTTCTGGAACAGGCCGGGGCTTTCGGCTCCACGCAGGCGGCGCTACTGGGCACGCTTGACCTGCTGCGTCCGGAACTGGCCGGGCGGCACCTGGAGGTCGAGACCTACACCTGGGACGTGCTGCCCCCCGAACTCAAGCGGCCGCTGGGCGAGTCCATCGCGCGTGAGCTGGAGTGGGTGCGCGATGTCCTCTAG
- a CDS encoding TatD family hydrolase, with protein MNYIDMHAHMVSRTTDDYHAMALSGCLAVTEPAFWSGRDRLGPEAFADYFDHLTTFEPARAREYGIAHYAWLCLNPKEGEDRELTRQVLKIIPEFLQRPTVLGIGEIGLNRVTRNEMATFLDHVELALEHHQLIHIHTPHLEDKYKGTRVMVEALAADTRIEPGRVMIDHAEEHTAELILSHGFWTGITLYPKTKASPARAIDMIELYGSERLIVASACDWGPSQPLAVPEFIFEARRRGHDEATIRKIVLDNPQRFLGQSPKFVPPQRETALAGR; from the coding sequence GTGAACTACATCGACATGCACGCCCACATGGTTTCGCGCACCACCGACGACTACCACGCCATGGCCCTGAGCGGCTGCCTGGCCGTGACCGAACCCGCCTTCTGGTCCGGGCGGGACCGGCTGGGGCCGGAGGCTTTCGCCGACTACTTCGATCACCTGACCACCTTCGAGCCGGCCCGTGCACGCGAGTACGGCATCGCGCACTACGCGTGGCTGTGCCTGAATCCCAAGGAGGGCGAGGACCGCGAGCTGACCCGGCAGGTGCTGAAGATCATCCCCGAATTCCTGCAGCGCCCCACCGTGCTGGGCATCGGCGAGATCGGCCTGAACCGCGTGACCCGCAACGAGATGGCGACCTTTCTCGATCACGTGGAACTGGCATTGGAGCATCACCAGCTCATCCACATCCACACGCCGCACCTGGAAGACAAGTACAAGGGCACCCGCGTGATGGTCGAGGCCCTGGCCGCCGACACCCGCATCGAGCCGGGCCGCGTGATGATCGACCACGCCGAGGAACACACCGCCGAACTGATCCTGAGCCACGGCTTCTGGACCGGCATCACCCTGTATCCCAAGACCAAGGCCTCGCCGGCGCGGGCCATCGACATGATCGAGCTGTACGGCTCCGAGCGCCTGATCGTGGCCTCGGCCTGTGACTGGGGCCCCAGCCAGCCGCTGGCGGTGCCGGAATTCATCTTCGAGGCCCGCCGCCGCGGCCACGACGAGGCCACCATCCGCAAGATCGTGCTGGACAATCCGCAGCGTTTCCTGGGCCAGTCGCCGAAGTTCGTGCCCCCCCAGCGCGAGACGGCCCTGGCCGGGCGATAG